One window of the Periophthalmus magnuspinnatus isolate fPerMag1 chromosome 17, fPerMag1.2.pri, whole genome shotgun sequence genome contains the following:
- the LOC129456992 gene encoding CARD- and ANK-domain containing inflammasome adapter protein, whose translation MDRIRLSSSQVPGSGLWELENPCLEMEMTEANFNISKDKNKEQTQDPGQSFKSVRAVVKSAARWASYSCGRWRQKRNKLLGVTPEVRYRGLAGDAEDEVDSSMNLSQDLQQNLNRDINQDINQDQTQNQSLNKRLLNHFRELAAHDQDTDQVDLDLLNELLSDGADPNSSDRFGQTVLHEISRAWSVDVMRFFLDRGSNLMTPDQFGVTALHVAAALDYSEMVLFLLQRNADPESRTLLQSQTPLHFAAKCDAVSSIRVLVHHGASLSSVDYKLRTPLQLAANMERREAAHVLLELGAEAGLTDCDGQLLITALITHMSPVAELALSQFHVHDTMKRQQYFHLNLLEPEPVDPNSKEADLRDPTSPLEVVVHQGKLDLIMNPVFHKLIEVKWKLYGRSVLLMNLPGLL comes from the exons ATGGACCGTATTAGATTAAGCAGTTCTCAGGTCCCTGGTTCTGGACTCTGGGAACTGGAAAATCCGTGTTTGGAGATGGAAATGACAGAAGCAAATTTCAACATctcaaaagataaaaataaagagCAAACTCAAGacccagggcag AGTTTTAAATCCGTTCGTGCTGTGGTGAAGTCCGCCGCTCGCTGGGCCTCATATTCCTGCGGCCGATGGAGACAGAAGAGGAACAAACTTCTTG GAGTTACACCTGAGGTGCGATACAGAGGGCTGGCTGGAGACGCAGAGGATGAAGTGGACTCAAGCATGAACCTGAGCCAGGATCTACAGCAGAATCTAAACCGAGATATAAACCAAgatataaaccaggaccaaacccagAACCAGAGCCTGAATAAGAGGCTCCTGAACCACTTCAGAGAACTGGCAGCCCACGACCAGGACACAGACCAG GTGGACCTGGATCTCCTGAACGAGCTGCTATCAGACGGAGCTGATCCAAACAGCAGCGACCGCTTTGGCCAGACTGTTTTACATGAG ATCTCCCGTGCCTGGAGTGTGGATGTGATGCGCTTCTTCCTCGATCGTGGTTCAAACCTGATGACTCCAGATCAGTTTGGAGTCACAGCGCTCCATGTGGCCGCAGCTCTGGACTACAGTGAAATGGTTCTATTCCTCTTACAGAGAAACG CTGACCCAGAGTCCCGGACGCTGCTACAGAGCCAGACTCCTCTTCACTTTGCTGCTAAGTGTGATGCCGTCTCCTCCATCAGAGTCCTGGTTCATCATGGAGCCTCCCTGAGCTCTGTGGACTATAAGCTCCGCACGCCTCTGCAGCTGGCTGCTAACATGG AGAGGCGTGAAGCAGCTCATGTGCTTTTGGAGCTCGGCGCGGAGGCGGGTCTTACAGACTGTGATGGTCAGCTCCTCATCACCGCCCTCATCACACACATGTCGCCCGTG gcTGAGTTGGCTCTGAGTCAGTTTCATGTTCACGACACGATGAAACGGCAGCAGTACTTCCACCTGAACCTCCTGGAACCAGAGCCAGTGGACCCAAACAGCAAAG AGGCCGACCTGAGGGACCCCACGTCTCCT CTGGAGGTGGTAGTGCATCAGGGCAAACTGGACCTCATCATGAACCCGGTGTTTCACAAACTCATTGAAGTCAAATGGAAACTTTACGGACGGTCTGTGCTCTTAATGAATCTGCCTGGGCTCCTatag
- the si:ch73-193i2.2 gene encoding short transient receptor potential channel 2 yields the protein MGAWLLLILNFLFNVSWTTVAISVSVTRDSPQRYVLPQDWWRLLLAAVALFFTLEEVLREVIDIHRSNRKLRLQKKWEQRRIHDDLRGCHPMWPQDRIFLEDQLKSVQNMRGNYCHDLWNLSDWLVYCLLGVSTAVHVADVIRPSDSLHVTTVRLFSVAIIFLWLRLMKYVRAFRLMGPFIVMLGKVAADVMRFLFLYVEIFIPYACSFWIIFGGSLPSMQTVGDLLFTLYRMTLVDEYDYSSMEKLDPVMAPLLCGTFLAASSILCINLLIAMVTDTFQRVHDNSKANAVMQQAAVVLQLLDSLPILRRFYDHTYIATHCAPLAEGDHAPCPAHHHEHAHITREVKETLDKFLSLQKEASGIKTPQEVKSNVNEDVSSIRTELQELKSLVQQLLQNKSVENDRKKAGVTFEKHFCPRLGSKDNLSM from the exons ATGGGGGCGTGGCTTCTTTTGATCCTGAACTTCCTGTTTAACGTTTCCTGGACGACGGTGGccatttctgtgtctgtgaccAGAGACTCTCCTCAGAGATACGTGCTGCCACAG GACTGGTGGCGCCTGCTCCTCGCCGCCGTAGCTCTGTTCTTCACTCTGGAGGAGGTGCTTCGGGAGGTTATTGACATCCACCGCTCTAACAGGAAGCTCCGCCTCCAGAAGAAATGGGAACAACGGCGTATCCATGACGACCTGCGTGGCTGCCATCCCATGTGGccccag GACCGTATTTTCCTGGAGGATCAGCTGAAGTCTGTGCAGAACATGAGAGGAAACTACTGTCACGACCTGTG GaacctctctgattggctggtgtACTGCCTCCTGGGCGTGTCCACAGCGGTGCATGTGGCAGATGTGATCAGACCGAGTGACTCTCTCCATGTCACAACTGTTCGTCTGTTTTCTGTCGCCATCATCTTCCTCTGGCTCCGGCTCATGAAATATGTCCGAGCATTCAG gtTGATGGGTCCTTTTATTGTGATGTTGGGGAAAGTAGCAGCAGATGTGATGCGATTCTTGTTCTTGTACGTGGAGATCTTCATACCGTACGCCTGCAGCTTCTGGATCATCTTTGGAG GATCACTCCCCAGTATGCAGACTGTGGGagacctcctcttcactctgtATAGAATGACTCTGGTGGATGAGTACGATtacagctccatggagaaacTGGACCCGGTCatggctcctctgctctgtggaacattcctcgCTGCTTCCTCCATCCTCTGCATCAACCTGCTCATCGCCATGGTGACAGACACATTTCAAAG GGTCCATGATAACTCTAAAGCTAACGCGGTGATGCAGCAGGCGGCCGTGGTCCTGCAGCTCCTCGACTCTCTGCCGATTCTGAGACGTTTCTACGACCACACCTACATCGCCACCCACTGTGCGCCGCTCGCTGAAGGAGACCACGCCCCCTGCCCCGCCCACCACCACGAGCATGCACACATCACAAGAGAGGTCAAA gaAACACTGGACAAGTTTCTGTCTCTGCAGAAAGAGGCGTCAGg AATCAAGACGCCTCAGGAAGTAAAGTCCAATGTGAATGAAGACGTGAGCTCCATCAGAACTGAGCTGCAGGAACTCAAGTCTCTGGTGCAACAGCTCCTACAAAATAAGAGCGTGGAAAATGACAGGAAAAAAGCAGGAGTgacttttgaaaaacatttctgtCCTAGGCTGGGATCTAAGGATAATTTAAGCATGTAA
- the prkn gene encoding E3 ubiquitin-protein ligase parkin — protein sequence MLVWVCYNQGAPVAVEIEDEAKVCDLKREVGGRLGVQSDRLRVLFAGRELLNGATLRSCDLLEQSTVHVVLPRTNPRPPDQDLNQGPDQDQNQDLNQGPVQAPVQSLNQDYVSLTRVDLSPPEDPESRDQPQELRADEESRGRSSFFVFCKRCGGVREGKLRVCCKTCQQSTLTLTQGPSCWDDVQVPGRIRGVCLSDGCSGGDAEFFFKCASHPTSQDERSVALDLVTLNSRKVPCIACMDVLDVVVVFPCVARHVICLDCFRGYAQTRLNERQFVYHQELGYTLPCPAGCEDSLIKELHHFRIMGQEQYDRYLRFGAEQCLLGLGGLLCPGAGCGAGLVAQGRRVECDVRAGCGLVFCRDCRQDYHQGACPTAEGAGTDAQAPPTQQSFPLDSEASLQARWDRDSLLFIKESTKPCPQCSAPVQKNGGCSHMHCPLCQAEWCWVCALPWSRDCMGNHWFE from the exons ATGCTAG tgtggGTGTGTTATAACCAGGGAGCTCCCGTTGCCGTGGAGATCGAGGACGAGGCCAAAGTCTGCGATCTGAAACGAGAGGTCGGAGGTCGTCTGGGTGTCCAATCGGATCGTCTCAGGGTCTTGTTTGCTGGAAGAGAGCTGCTCAATGGTGCCACACTCAGG AGTTGTGACCTCCTGGAGCAGAGTACAGTTCATGTGGTTCTGCCCCGGACCAACCCCAGACCTCCAGaccaggatctaaaccagggtccagaccaggatcaaaaccaggatctaaaccagggtcCAGTCCAGGCTCCAGTccagagtctaaaccaggactacgtgAGTCTGACCCGTGTGGACCTGAGCCCTCCTGAAGACCCAGAGTCCAGAGACCAACCACAGGAGCTGAGGGCAGAtgaggagagcagag GGCGCAGTTCATTCTTCGTCTTCTGTAAACGCTgtggaggagtgagagaagggaaGCTCAGAGTCTGCTGCAAAACCTGCCAACAGTCCACCCTCACTCTCACACAG GGCCCCTCCTGCTGGGACGATGTGCAGGTTCCAGGTCGGATCAGAGGAGTTTGTCTCTCAGACGGCTGCAGCGGAGGAGACGCG GAGTTCTTCTTCAAATGTGCATCTCACCCGACCTCCCAGGACGAGCGCTCTGTGGCTCTGGACCTGGTGACTCTGAACAGCCGAAAGGTCCCCTGCATCGCCTGCATGGACGTCCT GGACGTGGTGGTGGTCTTCCCCTGTGTTGCACGTCATGTGATCTGTCTGGACTGTTTCCGTGGTTACGCTCAGACGCGACTAAACGAGAGGCAGTTTGTTTACCACCAGGAGCTCGGGTACACACTGCCCTGTCCTG ccGGTTGTGAAGACTCTCTGATCAAAGAGCTTCATCATTTTAGGATCATGGGACAAGAGCag TACGACCGATACCTCCGCTTCGGTGCAGAGCAGTGCTTACTCGGGCTCGGTGGTCTGCTGTGTCCCGGGGCCGGGTGTGGGGCGGGGCTGGTGGCACAGGGACGGAGGGTAGAGTGTGATGTCAGAGCTGGGTGTGGCCTTGTGTTCTGTAGAGACTGTCGCCAGGACTACCACCAGGGGGCTTGTCCTACTGCAGAAGGGGCGGGAACTGATGCACAAGCTCCGCCCACTCAACAG AGTTTCCCTTTGGACAGCGAGGCGTCTCTGCAGGCACGCTGGGACAGAGACTCACTGCTGTTTATCAAAGAATCCACCAAACCCTGTCCCCAGTGCTCCGCTCCAGTGCAGAAGAacg GAGGCTGCAGTCACATGCACTGTCCTCTGTGTCAGGCCGAGTGGTGCTGGGTCTGTGCCCTGCCCTGGAGCAGAGACTGTATGGGGAACCACTGGTTTGAATGA